In Gopherus evgoodei ecotype Sinaloan lineage chromosome 21, rGopEvg1_v1.p, whole genome shotgun sequence, a single window of DNA contains:
- the LOC115638123 gene encoding olfactory receptor 10A4-like has translation MAACTFTEIGKNRAGIAKGDTLLRSARYRELRKTYSRSMVPEHPNTFDGRNTPLEDNRYTVTLPKDKPLDKGNQTAVTEFIFVGFSWLMELQALLFAMVLSMYAVSLTGNILITAIIKSNQSLHMPMYFFLTNLSLLEICYTTSIVLKMLVSLVSENRRISLWGCAMQMYFFTLFGITECCLLAAMAYDLYVAICNPLRYTLVIRKGACAQLAIASWMVGMLVGLSQTSYVFSLTYCGPNRINHFFCDIPPLLKLACGDTSMNVLAVYLVALLFITSPFMLILTSYLFIIASVLRMPSAEGKHKAFSTCSSHLIVVLLFYGSGIITYLRPKSSYSMESDKLLALFYTVVTSMLKPIVYSLRNKEVKEALKRVLHGMTCPL, from the exons atggctgcctgcacattcaCAGAaattggcaagaacagggctggtatTGCAAAAGGAGACACATTGCTGAGAAGTGCTAGGTACAGGGAACTCAGGAAAACATATTCCAGAAgcatggtaccagaacaccccaaTACCTTTGATGGTAGGAACACACCCTTGGAAGATAACAGGTACACAGTGACCCtgcctaaagataag CCATTGGACAAGGGAAATCAGACCGCAGTGACTGAGTTCATCTTCGTAGGATTCTCCTGGCTGATGGAGCTGCAGGCGCTGCTCTTTGCAATGGTTCTGTCCATGTACGCGGTGTCCCTGACTGGGAACATTCTCATCACGGCCATCATAAAATCCAACCAGTCCCTCCACATGCCTATGTATTTTTTCCTTACCAACCTGTCCCTGCTGGAGATCTGCTACACAACGTCCATTGTGCTCAAGATGCTGGTGAGCCTGGTGTCAGAAAACAGAAGGATCTCACTATGGGGTTGTGCCATGCAGATGTATTTTTTCACCCTCTTTGGCATCACTGAGTGCTGCCTCCTGGCTGCCATGGCCTACGATCtctatgtggccatctgcaaccCGCTGCGCTACACCCTTGTCATTAGAAAGGGGGCCTGCGCCCAACTGGCCATAGCCTCCTGGATGGTGGGGATGCTAGTGGGCTTGAGCCAGACCAGCTATGTCTTCAGTCTGACATACTGTGGGCCCAACAGGATCAACCACTTCTTCTGCGACATCCCGCCCCTCCTGAAGCTGGCTTGCGGGGACACCTCCATGAATGTGTTGGCCGTGTACCTGGTGGCTCTTCTTTTCATAACCTCCCCATTCATGCTCATCCTGACCTCCTACCTCTTCATCATTGCCTCTGTCCTGAGGATGCCATCAGCTGAGGGGAAGCAcaaggccttctccacctgctcgtCCCATCTCATCGTCGTCTTGCTCTTCTATGGCTCTGGCATCATTACCTACCTCAGACCCAAGTCCAGCTACTCAATGGAGAGCGACAAGCTTCTGGCCCTCTTCTACACGGTGGTGACGTCCATGCTGAAACCCATtgtctacagcctgaggaacaaggaggtcaAGGAAGCCCTGAAGAGGGTGCTCCATGGGATGACATGCCCTCTGTGA